Genomic DNA from Lutibacter sp. A80:
ATTTTAGAAGAAGCTGTAATTGTAAAAAAAACGATAGATGTTTTTTATCAACTTATTTTTGAATATAAAGATATGAATAAGGTTATGCGGATTGTTAAAGAGCAAAACCTTTCAATAATAAATCAAAAAATGGAGTTGAATTGCGATTTTCTAATTTCTGTTAGAAAAAAGAATGCATCTAAAGTGCAACAATTGTTTTTAGATTTACGTTGTTTAAAAATTAAAGAAGTTACACCATAGAGTTTATTTTATCTAATAAGTATTTAGGAATACGAGTAGGTCTATTTGTTTTCATATTTACAAAAACTAAAACAGCAGTTGCAGTTGTTAACAATTCATTTTTATTATTTGTTATTTCAAATTTAAATTCAATTCTAGCTGTTGGCATTTTAGCTAAAGTTGTTTTTAGCGTTAAAACATCATCATATTTTGCGGGTTTTAAATAAAATGTATTTAAATTTATTACAGGTAACATAATACCATCTTTTTCCATTTGTTTGTATGATACGCCCAGTTTTCTAAGCCATTCGGTACGTCCCATTTCAAAATAAGCTGCATAATTTCCATGGTAGGCATAACTCATTTGATCTGTTTCACCATATCTTACTCTAAATTCTATTTTATCTGAAATCATTATTGTATATTTATAAAAAGGTTATTTACGTAAAAAAAAGTTAATAATCAATAGATGTTTTATTTTTTTATGCTAAAAAATATTCACATTTTTGTACAACCAAAAAATAAGTAGAGTTCGCTCTAAAATTGCAACAGATTAACCACAAATAGTACTTAAAATAGG
This window encodes:
- a CDS encoding thioesterase family protein encodes the protein MISDKIEFRVRYGETDQMSYAYHGNYAAYFEMGRTEWLRKLGVSYKQMEKDGIMLPVINLNTFYLKPAKYDDVLTLKTTLAKMPTARIEFKFEITNNKNELLTTATAVLVFVNMKTNRPTRIPKYLLDKINSMV